DNA from Salmo trutta chromosome 14, fSalTru1.1, whole genome shotgun sequence:
CAGAAAAATGGCATCTGACAAGCAAAATGAAGGAAAAATATTACCTATGGACGAGAATAAAGAAAATACAACGGAAGATGGAATAGGACTGGAGAGTATCCTTTCTAAAGCTATAAAGCTGACCCGGGACCAATATGTGATTTAGCGACACCAGTATGTTTTGGTGGAGGTGGGCTTCTataactaacgttagttagctaacgtaATGTCGGAAGGCTAGCGCTAAGTGTCATTAGAAAAGCGGTTTACAGATGTTGTCATTAGAATATTGCTAAAATCATTTGTATTTAAGTAAATTAACATTGTCAACCTGCTACATCCATCACATAATTCAAATCCACTGCTAAAGTATAGTTACTGTGGCTTTTCTAATGCATCACTGTGTATGTAGCTAGCTTTAGGTTCCTGTGTGAATCTAGTAGACTGGCCCCTAACGCATACTTGCAGTTCTCCAGATCATCAAGGATTCTCAGCAACAACATGGCTTGCGACACGGGGATTATCAAAGATACAGGTGAGATGGAGGACTGGGCTATGGCAGCGAATGGGTGTTTGACAACCATAGACCATACCTTATGGTTGGCTCATAGTTTCACACTAAAATTCACCCATGTCTCTGTCCTAGGGGATACTGCTCCCGGCGCTTGCGTCGTCTGCGCAAGACCCTGGGCTTCAAGTGTGGCAACAGGCACAAGTTCACTGGGAAGAAAATGACTGTGGAGATGCTCTCTGACAACCGGTACTCTGACAACAGGTAATAGTACCCGATCCCGTTCTTACAACAGTATTAAAGTACAACTGGATTTACAATCCAAATACTTCATGCATGATACATGCCGACAACCATCATTCTGTTCTAGAACTACAATCAAAATACTCATCATGCATGGAATGCCCAGAGAGGCACCAAAATAGCGGCCAGCACAAGTTGGCCCAAGTCCCTTGACTATAACAAATGCCATTCCCCTTTTAGGTATCTACTGCTGGTACTGATGGAGGCTGAGAGGGCGTGGAGCTATGCCATGCAGCTGAAGCAGGAGGCCAACACAGAGCCCCGCAAGCGCTTCCACCTGCTGTCCCGCCTGCGGAAGGCCGCCAAACATGGAGAGAGGCTGGAGAAGCTGTGCGAGAGCCCTCGTGTGGATGCCAAGACCAAACTGGAAGCACAGGTAGCCTAATGCCCTGACCTGGAGAGTCAGTGACTTTCCCTATTGTTTCACCTTCATTTATTTCAACATGGGGTTCAAATGCTGTTGAAGTGAAGTAACAATTTAACTGAAACAAATATTTGAAGACAAATATTTATCAGTTGAGGAACCAACACTATGGCAGCTGGGAGTGTCCATGGCAGCTGGGCATGTCCTGGAGGAAAGAGCGCTTCAGGGCCCTGTCTTTCTAACCGAGCCGAAATAGCTGCTGATGACCTCTGAATTAATAATAATGAAAGCAACTTGTCTGCAGGCCTACACCTCCTACCTGAGTGGCATGGTGCGCTTTGAGCTGCAGGAGTGGAAGGCTGCCACGGAGGCCTTCAACAAGTGCAAGTGAGTTTGACCCCACTCTACTACCGAAATGCCTAAAGTGTGGCCCTTTTTGATTGCTGAGCTTTTGATCTAGAGTATTAAGATCATCATTTCACATGGGACAAATGAGGCCTCAACAATATAGGCTACATTGTTTGTTGGCAGATGTCAAGTTGTCTGGTGTTAACGAGAGGTACCTAAGTGTAGGCGTATGCTTAACATATCCAAACGCATTCAGCATATAGCTGTATTCTCGGACCACCATCTTGCTACTTGTGACCTATAGAAAATTCCATGTAACTGTGTTGTAACCTCCCTCAGGACCATCTATGAGAAGCTGGCTAGTGCCTTTACTGAGGAGCTGGCAGTGCTGTATCACCAGCGTGTGGAGGAGATCTCACCCAACATCCGCTACTGTGCTTACAACATCGGTAGGCGACACACACAGCCCGTCGCTCACATTGACAGTGGCTGGCACTTTTCACATTCACACATGCACACCTCTCATATCGAGAAAATCCCACACATCTGTGCGTTCTACAGCTTCTCTCTTTCCCACACCCTCGCACCgaacagacacccacacacaactCGTTCCCGGTCAGTTGACTGGTCGTGAACAACCCTACTCCCCTCTGACCCCAGGTGACCAGAACGCCATGAATGAGCTGATGCAGATGAGGCTCagtgcaggaggaggaggaggcatgatGGCTGAGAAACTAGAGGTCAGTGTGTGGTCCCTCTCACTGTAAAACACATACACAGTAACAACTATTTTACTACTGGAAAGTATGGCCATAAACCTGTCCCTACATCTATATTTTACTCTTTAGTGCGGAGAAAATCACTTTGTTCCATTGTCCATACTGTTATAACACTTAGGCAATGTATCGGGTCTGTATTCTATTTTTTTCAGTAGTAGgctagtgtggatattggaacagaCCTGTCTTATGTAGCATACTGTTGAATGGTCATGTTATTATTCCAGGCCCTAATCACACAGACGAGAGCCAAGCAGGCAGCCACTATGAGCGAGGTGGAGTGGCGAGGCCGAACGGTGCCCGTCAAGATCGACAAGGCCCGCATCTTCCTGCTGGGCCTGGGAGACAACGAGGCCGCCATCGCCCAGGTCAGTGACCCTACCAGGGGACTAGTCACGTTTTCACAGTACTGAGCCAAgcaaaacttgactggcctggcCTGGTTTCGCATCCACCGCAGTTGCTAGAACTGTGAAAAGAAACTATCAGAGCCGGCACAGTACGCTTCAGGTCAGAATGATAGTGTTAAAAGCAGGGCTCGACATTAACGCTTGTCCGGGACAACCAACAACAAAAAGTCGGACAAGCAGAATATAGATTTAAGTTGCCCGACTAGACAAATTCTAAATAATTCACACACCAAAATATCAAACAATTACTCAGATTAGAATTTGATCTAAACTGTCTTGCGTGCTGTTTTCCCAATCTCTGCAGAGCACATCTGAGTATAATTATtgtattgcattgacaggcatgaGCAGTCTTTCAATCACCTGCAGTTGCAAGCTCCGCTTTTGAGTTCACCCTGTGCATATTTTGTTTGTTCCAGCAAACAGGGTTCGTACTGTCGTACGTGTGCATTATCTGTGCCAGTGAGCCGTTGCCCGAGAGAGACATTGCAGCAGCAGGTAGCCTTTTAAAATAACGATAGACAACAGACTAACTAGATGGCCAGTTTAAAACGTATTGTATAGTCTGGCTAGTTGTCTTGGTAGTTAACTATTTAGCTATTAGCATGTATTAGCGTCATGTTCTAAACCTTTCACCAGCACACTCGTGAATAACTGTAAATGGCCTTGTGAGCGTTCATCAACTGCGTAGTTGTTGAACGGGTGCGTTAATACACCAATGCTACAAACACCGGTTGCAAAGCCGCCTCATTGGGAGCTGAGAAATAA
Protein-coding regions in this window:
- the LOC115208630 gene encoding signal recognition particle subunit SRP68-like isoform X1 gives rise to the protein MASDKQNEGKILPMDENKENTTEDGIGLEILQIIKDSQQQHGLRHGDYQRYRGYCSRRLRRLRKTLGFKCGNRHKFTGKKMTVEMLSDNRYSDNRYLLLVLMEAERAWSYAMQLKQEANTEPRKRFHLLSRLRKAAKHGERLEKLCESPRVDAKTKLEAQAYTSYLSGMVRFELQEWKAATEAFNKCKTIYEKLASAFTEELAVLYHQRVEEISPNIRYCAYNIGDQNAMNELMQMRLSAGGGGGMMAEKLEALITQTRAKQAATMSEVEWRGRTVPVKIDKARIFLLGLGDNEAAIAQAANEETKERLYETLLAECRDTIHAVREELKTEAKQRERSDEASGKVSNLQFLHSYLTYIKLWTVVKRNESMAHVLQAKLKEPQTDENKRGPRPQDLIRLYDIILQSLAELSTLQGLEEDHTFQKEVALKMLVYKAYRCFFIAQSYVLVKKWSEALVLYERVLKYAKEVQSKAKSLNNSLKDLPDVQELITEVNAEKYSLQAAAILDTEDAPEAPSQQKVKDNTPLCERLETFHLDPTLVGKQPNLVQFPPDFQPIPCKPLFFDLALNHVAFPSLDDKVEQKGKGGLTGYIKGIFGFGS
- the LOC115208630 gene encoding signal recognition particle subunit SRP68-like isoform X2 yields the protein MASDKQNEGKILPMDENKENTTEDGIGLEILQIIKDSQQQHGLRHGDYQRYRGYCSRRLRRLRKTLGFKCGNRHKFTGKKMTVEMLSDNRYSDNRYLLLVLMEAERAWSYAMQLKQEANTEPRKRFHLLSRLRKAAKHGERLEKLCESPRVDAKTKLEAQAYTSYLSGMVRFELQEWKAATEAFNKCKTIYEKLASAFTEELAVLYHQRVEEISPNIRYCAYNIGDQNAMNELMQMRLSAGGGGGMMAEKLEALITQTRAKQAATMSEVEWRGRTVPVKIDKARIFLLGLGDNEAAIAQAANEETKERLYETLLAECRDTIHAVREELKTEAKQRERSDEASGKVSNLQFLHSYLTYIKLWTVVKRNESMAHVLQAKLKEPQTDENKRGPRPQDLIRLYDIILQSLAELSTLQGLEEDHTFQKEVALKMLVYKAYRCFFIAQSYVLVKKWSEALVLYERVLKYAKEVQSKAKSLNNSLKLPVYATQGLKKSLVEGSNTIHDRAN